In a genomic window of Phenylobacterium koreense:
- a CDS encoding TonB-dependent receptor domain-containing protein produces MAGGVAYGALMAGVAQAQTASGTASVEEVVVTGSRIARQDYAANSPIISVGQEAIQNTGQVTVEKSLSQMPQFSGSFGQGNTGSTSTGLNGGQSYASLRGLGAKRTLILMDGRRLQPSNPDGSVDLNTIPEALIENVEVITGGASTAYGSDATAGVVNFRLKRNFEGIVVDSQYGISEKGDGESFKVSLTAGGAFNEGRGHAVLSVDYTNRDRALQASRDYYLFRTSTPGLSTIPQGTVLFGANLPRLSAVNSVFVGEYGTAALPGNAAGFYTGQIGFNTDQTLFSTAGVKVQNFRDPETNAAYIVNSNASGTSQQVNFGFDGSSLQSDLDRYAVFGKLDYDLTDNIRFFTQFTFTDYESVGITNPTLASNVYGLTVPASNPFIPDDFRSILASRPNPNADFTFYKALNILGPRVQKYAYTVYQLTSGLSGEVGFRDWTWDAYASYSKAKFDNEQRGGASASAVARLLNSPTGGAEYCAGGWNPFGNLTPSGDCITFMSRRTLNQNSLEQRVVEASVQGGAFELPAGEVRFAIGADYRANEYTFTPDSQLNLPGGVSDVLGYSVLRDAAGSVDTYELFGEVLVPILKDLPFIQQFNVNLGYRFSDYSSVGAISTYKADFEWEVVDAVRLRGGYNRAIRAPSVGELYAPVSTGSVTIGTASPTNTDGDPCDVRSSFRQGASGAQVRALCLTQGVPTAIIDSYQLGTAQVFALTGGNPDLQEETADTFSVGAVIRSPFDHPLLSRMSASVDWYSIKVKDAVGSLPIKNAFQFCFNAGGANPNFDPTNYYCQLIARNPASGVPLNPVQPLLNLGQFETTGVDFQFDWSANLADMGLGDNAGSLAVNVALGYLDTFKIQTLPGAGTFDYAGTWGTAVESSAGQAHPEWKSVTTATYTWGPASVGLRWRHISAMDNSALVVTPTSTAHGVKAYDVFDLNARATLPWDTELRFGVNNLFDKAPPQAGNEEGNYDAQNYDVMGRAYYVGLRKRF; encoded by the coding sequence ATGGCCGGTGGTGTCGCCTACGGGGCCCTGATGGCCGGCGTGGCTCAGGCGCAGACGGCCAGTGGGACGGCCTCCGTCGAAGAAGTCGTCGTCACCGGCTCGCGTATTGCGCGCCAGGATTATGCGGCCAACAGCCCGATCATCTCGGTGGGCCAGGAAGCGATCCAGAATACCGGCCAGGTGACCGTCGAGAAGTCGCTGTCGCAGATGCCGCAATTCTCCGGCTCGTTCGGCCAAGGCAACACGGGCTCGACCTCCACGGGCCTGAATGGCGGCCAGTCCTACGCCTCCCTGCGCGGCCTGGGCGCCAAGCGGACGCTGATCCTGATGGACGGCCGACGCCTGCAGCCGTCGAACCCGGACGGCTCGGTCGACCTGAACACCATTCCTGAAGCCCTGATCGAGAACGTCGAAGTCATCACTGGCGGCGCCTCGACGGCCTACGGCTCGGACGCCACCGCCGGCGTCGTGAACTTCCGCCTGAAGCGCAACTTCGAAGGCATCGTCGTCGACAGCCAGTACGGCATCTCGGAAAAGGGCGACGGGGAGTCCTTCAAGGTCTCGCTGACCGCCGGCGGCGCCTTCAACGAAGGCCGCGGCCACGCCGTCCTCTCGGTGGACTACACAAACCGCGACCGGGCCCTGCAGGCCTCGCGCGACTACTACCTTTTCCGGACCTCGACCCCGGGCCTGTCGACCATCCCGCAAGGCACGGTGCTGTTCGGCGCGAACCTGCCCAGGCTCTCGGCCGTCAACAGCGTCTTCGTCGGCGAGTACGGCACGGCGGCCCTGCCGGGCAACGCCGCCGGCTTCTACACCGGCCAGATCGGCTTCAACACCGACCAGACCCTGTTCTCGACCGCCGGCGTGAAGGTTCAGAATTTCCGCGATCCGGAAACCAACGCGGCCTATATCGTCAATTCGAACGCCTCGGGCACATCCCAGCAGGTGAACTTCGGCTTCGACGGCTCCTCGCTGCAGTCGGACCTCGACCGCTACGCGGTGTTCGGCAAGCTCGACTACGACCTGACCGACAACATCCGGTTCTTCACCCAGTTTACCTTCACCGACTACGAGTCCGTCGGGATCACCAACCCGACCCTGGCCTCGAACGTCTATGGCCTGACGGTTCCGGCCTCGAACCCGTTCATCCCGGACGATTTCCGCAGCATCCTGGCCTCGCGGCCGAATCCGAACGCCGATTTCACTTTCTACAAGGCCCTGAACATCCTGGGGCCGCGCGTCCAGAAGTACGCCTATACGGTCTATCAGCTGACCAGCGGCCTCTCGGGCGAGGTGGGCTTCAGGGACTGGACCTGGGACGCTTACGCCTCCTACTCCAAAGCCAAGTTCGACAACGAGCAGCGGGGCGGCGCCAGCGCCAGCGCCGTGGCGCGCCTGCTGAACAGCCCCACCGGCGGCGCGGAATACTGCGCCGGCGGCTGGAACCCCTTCGGCAACCTGACTCCGTCGGGCGACTGCATCACCTTCATGAGCCGTCGCACGCTGAACCAGAACAGCCTGGAACAGCGGGTCGTGGAAGCCAGTGTCCAGGGCGGCGCGTTCGAACTGCCGGCCGGTGAGGTGCGCTTCGCTATCGGGGCAGACTATCGCGCCAACGAGTACACCTTCACCCCGGACTCGCAGCTCAACCTGCCGGGCGGCGTGTCGGACGTGCTCGGCTACAGCGTCCTGCGCGACGCAGCCGGTTCGGTGGACACCTATGAGCTGTTCGGCGAGGTCCTGGTGCCGATCCTGAAGGATCTGCCGTTCATCCAGCAGTTCAACGTCAACCTCGGCTATCGCTTCTCGGACTATTCGTCGGTCGGCGCCATCAGCACCTACAAGGCCGACTTCGAGTGGGAAGTGGTGGACGCCGTGCGCCTGCGCGGCGGCTACAACCGCGCCATTCGCGCCCCGAGCGTCGGCGAACTCTACGCTCCGGTTTCGACGGGTTCGGTCACCATCGGCACCGCCAGCCCGACGAACACCGACGGCGATCCCTGCGACGTCCGCTCATCGTTCCGCCAAGGCGCCAGCGGCGCCCAGGTCCGCGCGCTCTGCCTGACCCAGGGTGTGCCGACGGCGATCATCGACAGCTATCAGTTGGGCACGGCCCAGGTCTTCGCCCTGACCGGCGGCAACCCGGACCTGCAGGAAGAGACCGCCGACACCTTCTCGGTCGGCGCGGTCATCCGCTCGCCGTTCGACCATCCGCTGCTGAGCCGGATGTCGGCTTCGGTCGACTGGTACAGCATCAAGGTGAAGGACGCGGTCGGCAGCCTGCCGATCAAGAACGCCTTCCAGTTCTGCTTCAACGCGGGCGGCGCGAACCCGAACTTCGATCCGACCAACTACTACTGCCAACTGATCGCCCGGAACCCGGCCAGCGGCGTGCCGCTGAACCCGGTGCAGCCGTTGCTCAATCTCGGTCAGTTCGAGACCACCGGCGTCGACTTCCAGTTCGACTGGTCGGCGAACCTCGCCGACATGGGATTGGGCGACAACGCGGGCTCGCTCGCCGTGAACGTCGCCCTCGGCTACCTGGACACGTTCAAGATCCAGACCCTGCCGGGAGCAGGCACGTTCGACTATGCCGGCACCTGGGGCACGGCGGTCGAAAGCAGCGCCGGCCAAGCGCACCCGGAATGGAAGTCGGTCACAACCGCGACCTACACCTGGGGACCGGCGAGCGTCGGCCTGCGCTGGCGTCACATCAGCGCCATGGACAACTCCGCCCTCGTGGTGACTCCGACCAGCACGGCGCACGGTGTGAAGGCCTATGACGTCTTCGACCTGAACGCCCGGGCGACCCTGCCCTGGGACACCGAGCTGCGCTTCGGCGTGAACAACCTGTTCGACAAGGCCCCGCCTCAGGCCGGCAACGAGGAAGGCAACTACGACGCCCAGAACTACGACGTGATGGGCCGGGCCTACTACGTCGGCCTGCGCAAGCGCTTCTAA
- a CDS encoding putative 2OG-Fe(II) oxygenase: MPVELQPAPPPPVSAETAQALEQARQLARSGQASGAERTYRAVLARDRDCVQAAAALARLLTADGRAVEAAALITPFVLQEAIWPEALSARAAALKAAGRKAESLADYQLAARINPTSGVAAHNVASGLGDAGLDQEAVAEAERAFSLGLDAPETWLVYGRALQGLRRFEDAERALRYALARRPIYPDALRDLSQLLWMTTGDPGAALAPLDAALAAVSSGPLASTLAGVKVRALNHIVGEDEALAFAEHALRAAPGDLRLALETAVLSLRSAPERSLELCSQVVAHSPRDASARRALAHALLAVGDNREAARIAETLLGEDRFDQEAAAALATAWRAGGDDRYRQLWDYSRLVYAQAIDTPRGWTSLAAYLEELAAALIELHGLKAHPLDQSLRGGTQTSQNLLVSRQPAIAAFFQAIEGPIRAYRERIGQGEDLFRARNRGGHRVLGAWSVRLRPGGFHVDHLHPQGWISSACYIAVPKAVGAGADRAGWLRFGQPSIPTRPALEAEHFVRPEPGLLALFPSYMWHGTVPFGGDEPRMTIAFDLIPA, encoded by the coding sequence GTGCCTGTCGAGCTTCAGCCTGCCCCGCCGCCGCCCGTCTCCGCCGAGACGGCCCAGGCCCTGGAGCAGGCGCGCCAGCTCGCGCGATCTGGACAGGCCTCCGGCGCCGAACGGACCTATCGCGCCGTGCTGGCCCGCGATCGTGATTGCGTCCAGGCGGCTGCGGCGCTGGCGCGGCTGCTGACGGCGGACGGCCGGGCCGTCGAAGCCGCGGCATTGATCACCCCCTTCGTCCTGCAGGAGGCAATCTGGCCCGAGGCGCTGTCGGCCCGGGCCGCTGCGCTCAAGGCCGCCGGCCGGAAAGCGGAGTCCCTGGCCGACTATCAGCTTGCGGCGCGGATCAATCCGACCAGCGGCGTCGCCGCGCACAACGTGGCCTCCGGCCTCGGTGACGCCGGCCTCGATCAGGAAGCCGTGGCCGAGGCCGAGCGGGCGTTCAGCCTTGGCCTTGACGCGCCCGAGACCTGGCTCGTCTACGGGCGCGCCTTGCAGGGCCTGCGTCGCTTTGAGGACGCCGAGCGGGCCCTGCGCTACGCCCTGGCGCGTCGACCGATCTATCCGGACGCCCTGCGCGATCTTTCCCAGCTTCTCTGGATGACAACCGGAGACCCAGGCGCTGCGCTGGCGCCGCTGGACGCCGCCCTGGCTGCGGTCTCGAGCGGCCCACTCGCTTCGACCCTGGCCGGCGTGAAAGTCCGCGCTCTCAATCACATCGTCGGCGAAGACGAAGCCCTGGCCTTCGCCGAGCACGCCTTGCGCGCCGCGCCAGGCGATCTGCGCCTGGCGCTCGAGACGGCGGTCCTGTCGCTTCGCAGCGCGCCAGAGCGCAGTCTGGAGCTCTGCTCACAGGTGGTCGCTCATAGCCCGCGCGACGCCTCGGCCAGGCGCGCCCTGGCTCACGCCCTGCTGGCGGTCGGCGACAACCGCGAGGCCGCCAGGATCGCCGAGACCCTGCTTGGCGAGGATCGCTTCGACCAGGAAGCCGCCGCGGCGTTGGCGACCGCCTGGCGCGCGGGCGGCGATGACCGCTATCGCCAGCTCTGGGACTATTCGCGCCTGGTGTACGCCCAGGCCATCGACACGCCGCGAGGCTGGACGAGTCTGGCGGCATATCTCGAGGAGCTCGCCGCGGCGCTCATCGAACTGCACGGTTTGAAGGCGCATCCCCTGGACCAGTCGCTGCGCGGCGGAACCCAGACATCACAGAACCTGCTGGTCTCCAGGCAGCCGGCGATCGCCGCGTTTTTCCAGGCGATCGAGGGACCGATCCGCGCCTATCGCGAACGCATCGGCCAGGGCGAGGACCTATTCCGCGCCCGCAACCGTGGCGGCCACCGCGTGCTCGGCGCGTGGTCGGTGCGGCTGCGGCCTGGCGGTTTCCACGTCGATCATCTGCACCCGCAGGGATGGATCTCCTCAGCCTGCTACATCGCGGTGCCGAAGGCCGTCGGCGCGGGAGCGGATCGGGCCGGCTGGCTCCGCTTCGGACAGCCCTCGATCCCGACCCGGCCCGCGCTGGAGGCCGAGCATTTCGTCAGGCCGGAGCCCGGGCTGCTGGCTCTCTTCCCGTCCTACATGTGGCACGGCACCGTCCCGTTCGGCGGCGACGAGCCACGAATGACCATCGCCTTCGACCTCATTCCCGCCTGA
- a CDS encoding dicarboxylate/amino acid:cation symporter yields the protein MNRRFALLIVISMVLGIGVGWACNQLLTPEQAKQAASHLSIVTDVFLRLIKMIIAPLVFTTLIAGIAHMEDAAAVGRIGAKTMGWFISASVVSLLIGLAMVHLLQPGSGLHMETAAAGAIPTASTEAFTLNGFIAHLVPTSIVDAMAKNEILQIVVFSLFVGTAVAAIDDKAPAVMHVVEQGAAIMLKVTEFVMKLAPLAIFAALASTIATQGLAMLAVYGKFVLGFYATMGLFWVLLFVAGFLFIGKRVIPLFNVIRTPALLAFSTASSEAAYPRILEALPKVGVRRRIVSFVLPLGYSFNLDGSMLYCTFATIFITQAHGVNLTVQQQIFMLLLLMVTSKGIAGVPRASLVVIMATLTYFGLPEAWIALVLGVDHLLDMGRSATNVVGNSVAAAVVAKWEGELEDVQDEVEGEPVKATT from the coding sequence ATGAACCGTCGTTTCGCGCTGCTGATCGTCATATCCATGGTGCTGGGCATCGGCGTCGGGTGGGCCTGCAACCAGCTTCTCACCCCGGAACAGGCGAAGCAGGCGGCGAGCCATCTTTCCATCGTCACCGACGTCTTCCTGCGCCTGATCAAGATGATCATCGCCCCGCTGGTGTTCACCACCCTGATCGCGGGCATCGCGCACATGGAGGACGCCGCCGCCGTTGGCCGGATCGGCGCCAAGACTATGGGCTGGTTCATAAGCGCATCGGTAGTTTCGCTGCTGATAGGGCTGGCGATGGTGCACCTGCTGCAACCGGGCTCCGGGCTGCACATGGAGACGGCCGCCGCTGGCGCGATCCCCACCGCAAGCACCGAAGCCTTCACCCTCAACGGCTTCATCGCCCACCTGGTCCCGACCTCGATCGTCGACGCCATGGCCAAGAACGAGATCCTCCAGATCGTCGTCTTCTCGCTGTTCGTCGGCACGGCCGTCGCGGCGATCGACGACAAGGCCCCGGCGGTCATGCACGTCGTCGAGCAGGGCGCAGCCATCATGCTGAAGGTCACGGAGTTCGTGATGAAGCTGGCCCCGCTCGCCATCTTCGCCGCCCTGGCCTCGACCATCGCCACCCAGGGCCTGGCGATGCTCGCCGTCTACGGCAAGTTCGTCCTGGGCTTCTACGCCACCATGGGCCTGTTCTGGGTCCTGCTGTTCGTCGCCGGCTTCCTGTTCATCGGCAAGCGGGTCATCCCTCTGTTCAACGTGATCCGCACCCCGGCCCTGCTGGCCTTCTCGACCGCCAGCTCAGAAGCGGCCTACCCGCGCATCCTGGAAGCCCTGCCGAAGGTCGGCGTCCGCCGCCGCATCGTCTCGTTCGTGCTGCCGCTGGGCTACTCGTTCAATCTGGACGGGTCGATGCTCTACTGCACCTTCGCGACCATCTTCATCACCCAGGCCCACGGCGTGAACCTGACCGTCCAGCAGCAGATCTTCATGCTGCTGCTGCTGATGGTGACCTCGAAGGGCATCGCGGGCGTGCCGCGCGCCTCCCTCGTGGTGATCATGGCCACCCTCACCTATTTCGGCCTGCCCGAGGCCTGGATCGCCTTGGTGCTGGGCGTCGACCACCTGCTGGACATGGGCCGCTCGGCCACCAACGTCGTCGGCAACTCGGTGGCTGCGGCCGTGGTCGCCAAGTGGGAAGGCGAACTGGAAGACGTCCAGGACGAGGTGGAGGGCGAGCCGGTCAAGGCCACGACCTGA
- a CDS encoding GFA family protein, producing the protein MVTGSCLCRAVRFAVGGELAPIQFCHCTDCRKAQGGAFASNIPVAEADFQLTSGEEDLQAYESSPGKERVFCRRCGSPIFSRHVSKPGVLRLRAGTLDAPTGARAGFHFHVASKADWWEITDVLPQHPGERPQ; encoded by the coding sequence ATGGTTACCGGATCATGCCTCTGCCGTGCTGTGCGGTTCGCAGTCGGCGGCGAATTGGCGCCCATCCAGTTCTGCCACTGCACCGACTGCCGCAAGGCGCAGGGCGGCGCGTTCGCCTCGAACATCCCGGTCGCGGAGGCCGACTTCCAGCTGACCAGCGGCGAAGAGGATCTGCAGGCCTATGAGTCCTCACCCGGCAAGGAGCGGGTCTTCTGCCGGCGCTGCGGCTCTCCGATCTTCAGCCGGCACGTCTCCAAGCCCGGCGTCCTGCGCCTGCGAGCCGGAACCCTCGACGCCCCGACGGGCGCCCGGGCCGGCTTCCACTTCCACGTAGCGTCGAAGGCCGACTGGTGGGAGATCACCGACGTGCTGCCCCAGCATCCCGGCGAACGGCCGCAATAG
- a CDS encoding DUF885 domain-containing protein codes for MNKPIDRRAFMTGAAGVALAAATPALAQGSEDAKLRALLDRMFEEQVDESPERATSLGLDRDARAALKSRLDDYSDAGRAQRLERTRARVGALKAIDRNGLSHASKVDLDTVLWGQENALAAGDRYKFGSVGGRFSPYVISQQDGVYRDIPDFLDNQHRVQTAADADAYLARLKAFAVAMDQDLDRMNADVAAGVVPPDFVCDLALAQMKALRDQAPEKTIMVTSIAGKAKSAGLTGDYATPATAIVAQEIFPALDRQIAAMQATRAKATSDAGIWKLANGAAYYADGLKASTTTAMSAEEIHQMGLEQVADITARLDAILKSQGKTTGTVAERLIALNQDPAQLYPNTDEGRAAVIADLNRQVADIAARLPQAFNTLPKAQVTVKRVPVFIQDGASNGYYQSAALDGSRPAAFFINLKDTHEWPKYNLPTLVYHEATPGHHLQIALAQESDQIPIIRRAGGGFSAFSEGWGLYAEQLADEMGVYKDDPYGQAGYLQSLLFRACRLVVDTGIHHKRWSREKATDYMVSVTGYPRSRALREVERYCCAPGQATSYKVGHTVWNRLRAEAKTKLGPRFDLKAWHDAALLSGAMPLTVLEQNLAEWVTTRV; via the coding sequence ATGAACAAGCCCATCGACCGCCGCGCCTTCATGACCGGCGCCGCAGGCGTGGCCCTGGCGGCCGCGACGCCCGCCCTGGCTCAAGGTTCGGAGGACGCCAAGCTTCGCGCCCTGCTGGACCGCATGTTCGAAGAGCAGGTGGACGAGAGCCCCGAGCGGGCCACCTCGCTTGGCCTGGACAGGGACGCGCGCGCGGCGTTGAAGAGCCGCCTGGACGACTATTCCGACGCCGGCCGCGCCCAGCGCCTGGAACGGACCCGCGCCCGGGTCGGCGCGCTGAAGGCCATCGACCGCAACGGGCTCTCGCACGCCTCGAAGGTCGACCTGGACACTGTGCTGTGGGGCCAGGAGAACGCGCTGGCCGCCGGCGACCGCTACAAGTTCGGCTCGGTGGGCGGGCGCTTCAGCCCCTATGTGATCAGCCAGCAGGACGGGGTCTATCGCGACATCCCGGACTTCCTGGACAACCAGCACCGGGTGCAGACGGCGGCGGACGCCGACGCCTATCTGGCGCGCCTGAAGGCGTTCGCGGTAGCGATGGACCAGGACCTCGATCGCATGAACGCCGACGTGGCGGCCGGCGTCGTCCCGCCGGACTTCGTCTGCGACCTGGCCCTGGCCCAGATGAAGGCGCTGCGCGACCAGGCGCCTGAGAAGACCATCATGGTCACCTCGATCGCCGGCAAGGCGAAGAGCGCCGGCCTGACGGGAGACTATGCGACCCCGGCGACGGCGATCGTGGCGCAGGAGATCTTCCCCGCCCTCGACCGGCAGATCGCCGCCATGCAGGCCACGCGCGCCAAGGCGACCTCGGACGCCGGCATCTGGAAGCTGGCCAACGGCGCGGCCTATTACGCCGATGGGCTCAAGGCCTCGACGACCACGGCCATGTCGGCCGAGGAGATCCACCAGATGGGGCTGGAGCAGGTCGCCGACATCACCGCACGGCTGGACGCGATCCTGAAGAGCCAGGGCAAGACCACCGGCACGGTGGCCGAGCGGCTGATAGCGCTCAACCAGGACCCGGCCCAGCTCTATCCCAACACCGACGAGGGTCGGGCCGCGGTGATCGCCGACCTGAACCGGCAGGTGGCCGATATCGCCGCGCGCCTGCCGCAGGCGTTCAACACCCTGCCCAAGGCGCAGGTGACGGTGAAGCGGGTGCCGGTGTTCATCCAGGACGGCGCGTCGAACGGCTACTATCAGAGCGCGGCGCTCGATGGTTCGCGGCCGGCGGCGTTCTTCATCAACCTGAAGGACACGCACGAGTGGCCGAAGTACAACCTGCCGACCCTCGTCTATCATGAGGCGACGCCGGGCCATCACCTGCAGATCGCCCTGGCCCAGGAGAGCGACCAGATCCCGATCATCCGGCGCGCCGGCGGCGGGTTCTCGGCCTTCAGCGAGGGTTGGGGGCTCTATGCCGAGCAACTGGCCGACGAGATGGGCGTCTACAAGGACGATCCCTATGGCCAGGCGGGCTACCTGCAGTCGCTGCTGTTCCGAGCCTGCCGCCTGGTGGTCGATACCGGCATCCACCACAAGCGCTGGAGCCGTGAGAAGGCGACGGACTACATGGTCTCGGTCACCGGCTATCCGCGCAGCCGCGCCTTGCGCGAGGTGGAGCGCTATTGCTGCGCGCCCGGGCAGGCGACGAGCTACAAGGTCGGCCACACGGTCTGGAACCGCCTCCGCGCGGAGGCCAAGACCAAGCTTGGCCCGCGTTTCGACCTGAAGGCCTGGCACGACGCGGCCCTGCTGTCGGGCGCCATGCCGCTGACGGTGCTGGAGCAGAACCTGGCCGAGTGGGTGACGACCAGGGTTTGA
- a CDS encoding DUF885 domain-containing protein has product MSRPRAPDFGRGSNLVQIDRRAFLASTAAVIATPAFAQGGVAEDAKMRALFDQFFEERLNDSPRQVTSLGLDKGARAAAKTRLDDASLSALARDKARNVEQLARLKGIDRAALSDKDRPNYDAVLFTAENNATADARFNYGAEGTGEPYVLSQLTGAYQDVPDFLDSQHTIETKADADAYLARLEAFAGVMDQELERARHDVGLGVVPPDFIVERALIQMRGLKTDPASSSLVGSVVRRAKEKQIAGDYATPAQKIYAEKVVPALERQIAHMESLQGKTTHDAGCWRLPDGEEYYRLSLKNATTTNLTADEIHELGLEQARQLSERADVLLKSKGYTQGPVGQRIAALYKAPDQLYPNTDEAKVELIAHLNSLVKEIQPRLPQVFGTLPKAPVEIRRVPKFIEAGAPGGYYNRPALDGSRPGVYWINLRDSAENPKWTLKTLTFHESIPGHHLQRSLQQEADLPMLRRIAGFPAYSEGWALYTEELAKEMDVYEGDPLGELGMLQAALFRSARLVVDTGLHAKRWSREKAIETMSSIDGSPTTTAATEIERYCVWPGQACSYMVGKLTWLRIRAKAKAALGDRFDIRQFHDAALLSGAMPLTVLESVIDQYVARHSA; this is encoded by the coding sequence ATGTCGCGTCCGCGCGCGCCTGATTTCGGAAGGGGGAGTAACCTAGTGCAGATCGATCGTCGGGCTTTCCTGGCCTCCACCGCCGCCGTCATCGCGACGCCGGCCTTCGCTCAGGGCGGCGTCGCCGAAGACGCCAAGATGCGGGCGCTCTTCGACCAGTTCTTCGAGGAGCGGCTGAACGACTCTCCCCGACAGGTCACCAGCCTGGGGCTCGACAAGGGCGCGCGGGCGGCGGCGAAGACCAGGCTGGACGACGCCTCGCTGTCGGCCTTGGCCCGCGATAAGGCCCGCAATGTCGAGCAGCTTGCCCGCCTGAAGGGCATCGACCGCGCGGCGCTGTCGGACAAGGACAGGCCGAACTACGACGCGGTGCTGTTCACCGCCGAGAACAACGCGACCGCCGATGCGCGCTTCAACTATGGCGCGGAGGGAACCGGGGAGCCGTATGTCCTCTCGCAACTGACCGGCGCCTACCAGGACGTCCCCGACTTCCTGGATTCCCAGCACACGATCGAGACCAAGGCCGACGCGGACGCCTATCTGGCCCGCCTGGAGGCCTTCGCCGGGGTGATGGACCAGGAGTTGGAACGCGCCCGGCACGACGTGGGCCTCGGCGTCGTTCCGCCGGACTTCATCGTCGAGCGGGCGTTGATCCAGATGCGCGGCCTGAAGACCGATCCCGCGAGTTCTTCATTAGTAGGCTCGGTGGTGCGGCGCGCCAAGGAGAAGCAGATTGCCGGCGACTATGCGACGCCGGCGCAGAAGATCTATGCCGAGAAGGTGGTTCCGGCGCTGGAACGCCAGATCGCGCACATGGAATCCCTGCAGGGTAAGACGACCCACGACGCCGGCTGCTGGCGGTTGCCGGACGGCGAGGAGTACTATCGCCTCTCCCTGAAGAACGCGACGACCACCAACCTGACAGCCGACGAGATCCACGAACTCGGCCTGGAGCAGGCGCGCCAGCTCAGCGAGCGGGCCGACGTGCTGCTGAAGAGCAAGGGCTACACGCAAGGGCCGGTCGGGCAGCGGATCGCAGCGCTCTACAAGGCGCCCGACCAGCTCTATCCGAACACCGACGAGGCGAAGGTCGAGCTCATCGCCCACCTCAACAGTCTGGTGAAGGAGATCCAGCCGCGGCTGCCGCAGGTGTTCGGAACGCTTCCCAAGGCGCCGGTGGAAATCCGCCGGGTGCCCAAGTTCATCGAGGCCGGCGCGCCGGGCGGCTACTACAACCGGCCCGCGCTCGATGGTTCGCGGCCGGGTGTCTACTGGATCAATCTGCGCGACAGCGCCGAGAACCCGAAGTGGACGTTGAAGACCCTGACCTTCCACGAGTCCATTCCAGGCCACCACCTGCAGCGTTCGCTGCAGCAGGAGGCGGATCTGCCGATGCTGCGCCGGATCGCCGGCTTCCCGGCCTACAGCGAGGGCTGGGCGCTCTATACCGAAGAGCTCGCCAAGGAGATGGACGTCTATGAGGGCGATCCGCTGGGCGAGCTGGGCATGCTGCAGGCGGCGCTCTTCCGCTCGGCGCGGCTGGTGGTGGACACCGGCCTGCACGCCAAGCGCTGGAGCCGCGAGAAGGCCATCGAGACCATGAGCTCCATCGACGGCTCGCCGACCACCACCGCGGCGACCGAGATCGAGCGCTACTGCGTCTGGCCGGGCCAGGCGTGCAGCTACATGGTCGGCAAGCTGACCTGGCTGCGGATCCGCGCCAAGGCCAAGGCGGCGCTGGGCGACCGGTTCGACATCCGGCAGTTCCACGACGCGGCGCTGCTGTCGGGGGCAATGCCGCTGACGGTGCTGGAAAGCGTCATCGACCAGTACGTGGCGCGTCACAGCGCCTGA